A window of the Lactuca sativa cultivar Salinas chromosome 5, Lsat_Salinas_v11, whole genome shotgun sequence genome harbors these coding sequences:
- the LOC111887968 gene encoding non-specific lipid-transfer protein 1, whose amino-acid sequence MALGGKATLVLLLCVMVANAVEGEVVTCQMVVSSIKPCVGYLTIGGPPPPSCCNGVTYLNKAAATTPDRQTACKCLKQAATMVPGLNLDAAASLPVKCGVYIPYEISPDTDCAT is encoded by the coding sequence ATGGCACTTGGTGGAAAGGCGACATTGGTGCTACTCCTTTGCGTCATGGTAGCAAATGCCGTCGAGGGTGAGGTGGTGACCTGCCAGATGGTGGTCAGTAGCATAAAACCGTGTGTTGGCTACCTCACTATAGGAGGTCCACCGCCACCCTCATGCTGTAATGGGGTAACCTATCTCAACAAGGCTGCAGCAACCACCCCCGATCGCCAGACCGCTTGCAAGTGTCTGAAACAAGCCGCCACCATGGTTCCAGGGCTCAACCTTGATGCCGCTGCTAGCCTGCCCGTGAAATGTGGCGTCTACATCCCCTACGAGATCAGCCCTGATACTGACTGTGCAACGTAA